In the genome of Deltaproteobacteria bacterium, one region contains:
- a CDS encoding tetratricopeptide repeat protein, with protein sequence MKVYFFSVGYIILLSAANPAVYAGNQNRETFQAAEALLQKKQFTAALARYEEVLTREPSFVAAYRGLIQCYASLGDPEGGSAFVESLYIENPDNAGINYGMGYALYRLGKYQQAASFFKRATELNPDLAEAWNNLAVIYHFVDRDYEKAREYYEKAIELGRCSHNKRVIDIAGENLAHLPREKVITPITDDLSLEDFLNRFIAFAEEGNKDKLQALVLGQRDNCQLAMDWLMQQVQKARSRQDEKSESGALTIARLLAGQYHQSFQSDDLSEKLDLYQGPTRQ encoded by the coding sequence TTGAAAGTCTATTTTTTTTCAGTCGGTTACATCATCCTTCTGTCGGCGGCTAATCCGGCAGTTTATGCAGGGAATCAGAACAGGGAGACTTTTCAGGCGGCGGAAGCCCTGCTCCAGAAAAAGCAGTTCACGGCGGCGCTGGCACGTTATGAAGAAGTCTTGACCCGTGAACCGTCGTTTGTTGCCGCCTATCGCGGATTGATTCAATGCTATGCCTCCCTGGGAGATCCGGAAGGGGGATCCGCTTTCGTAGAATCGCTTTATATCGAAAATCCCGACAACGCCGGTATCAACTACGGCATGGGCTACGCCTTGTACCGGCTCGGGAAATATCAACAGGCGGCATCCTTTTTCAAGCGGGCCACCGAACTGAACCCTGACCTGGCGGAAGCCTGGAACAACCTGGCGGTTATTTACCATTTCGTTGATCGCGATTATGAAAAGGCAAGGGAATACTATGAAAAAGCCATTGAACTGGGCCGGTGTTCTCACAATAAGCGGGTGATCGACATCGCCGGCGAAAATCTGGCGCATCTTCCCAGGGAGAAAGTAATCACCCCCATTACGGATGATTTGTCCCTAGAAGATTTTCTGAACCGTTTCATCGCTTTTGCCGAGGAAGGAAATAAAGACAAGCTGCAGGCCCTCGTTCTAGGGCAGCGTGACAACTGTCAGCTGGCCATGGATTGGCTCATGCAGCAGGTGCAAAAGGCCCGGAGCCGTCAAGACGAAAAAAGTGAATCCGGCGCCCTGACAATCGCCCGGCTTTTGGCCGGACAGTACCATCAAAGCTTTCAGAGCGATGACCTCTCGGAAAAGCTGGACCTCTATCAAGGGCCAACCAGGCAGTAA